A single Euzebyales bacterium DNA region contains:
- the crtI gene encoding phytoene desaturase family protein, with amino-acid sequence MPDIALRASGRDRVVVIGAGLGGLAAAIRLAVSGREVVVLEREPVPGGRAGRLERDGFTFDTGPSVLTMPGLIEELFELAGERIADHLQLERLDPAYRAKFHDGSHLYVRGSVDAMRDEVAAVCGPAEADRFVAFADHLRRLYETEYGHFIDTNFDSVLDLARPVVMTRLLRLGGFRRLYPLVAGHLRDWRLIRLFTFQAMYAGMSPYEALGVYAIIAYMDSIAGVFFPAGGIHAVSRALADLAVRRGVDLRLGTAVAHVEVRAGRATGVRTVDGEVVTAGHVVVNADLPVAYRDLLGPELTPRRVQRLRYSPSCVIVHLGLRGPLKDAAHHNIHFARDYRASFDDLLAGRMQRDPSWFLTVPTQGDPSMAPDGGAVGFHLLPAPNLRGDDIDWDARAPGELRAALRRLEEAGYGLPEVVTSTVVTPADWARQGMAAGTPFAASHHFLQTGPFRPRNVAPTVEGVVFAGSSTVPGVGVPMVLVSGKLAAERVLKDATPRRRRRS; translated from the coding sequence ATGCCTGACATCGCGCTGCGCGCGTCCGGGCGCGACCGTGTGGTCGTGATCGGCGCAGGGCTCGGCGGCCTCGCGGCGGCCATCCGGCTGGCGGTGTCCGGACGCGAGGTCGTCGTGCTGGAGCGCGAGCCGGTGCCCGGCGGTCGCGCGGGGCGGTTGGAGCGCGACGGCTTCACGTTCGACACCGGACCCAGCGTGCTGACCATGCCGGGCCTGATCGAGGAGCTGTTCGAGCTGGCGGGCGAGCGCATCGCCGACCACCTGCAGCTCGAACGGCTCGATCCCGCCTACCGCGCGAAGTTCCACGACGGGTCCCATCTGTACGTGCGCGGCAGCGTCGATGCGATGCGCGACGAGGTCGCTGCCGTCTGCGGGCCGGCCGAGGCGGACCGGTTCGTCGCCTTCGCCGACCACCTGCGCCGGTTGTATGAGACCGAGTACGGCCACTTCATCGACACCAACTTCGACTCGGTGCTCGACCTGGCCCGCCCGGTGGTGATGACGCGGCTGCTGCGGCTCGGCGGGTTCCGGCGCCTGTACCCGCTGGTCGCAGGCCATCTACGGGACTGGCGCCTCATCCGGCTGTTCACGTTCCAGGCCATGTACGCGGGCATGAGCCCGTACGAGGCACTCGGCGTCTACGCGATCATCGCCTACATGGACAGCATCGCAGGCGTGTTCTTCCCGGCTGGCGGCATCCACGCGGTCAGCCGGGCGCTCGCGGACCTCGCTGTCCGTCGTGGCGTCGACCTGCGGCTCGGGACGGCGGTGGCCCACGTCGAGGTCCGCGCCGGACGTGCCACCGGGGTGCGCACCGTCGACGGCGAGGTCGTGACGGCCGGCCACGTCGTCGTCAACGCGGATCTTCCGGTCGCCTACCGGGACCTGCTCGGCCCCGAGCTCACCCCGCGGCGCGTGCAGCGGTTGCGCTACTCGCCGTCGTGCGTGATCGTCCACCTGGGCCTTCGCGGTCCGCTGAAGGACGCTGCGCACCACAACATCCACTTCGCACGCGACTACCGCGCGTCGTTCGACGACCTGCTCGCGGGACGGATGCAACGCGACCCGTCGTGGTTCCTGACGGTGCCGACACAGGGCGACCCGTCAATGGCACCCGACGGTGGCGCCGTCGGCTTCCACCTGCTCCCGGCACCGAACCTGCGCGGCGACGACATCGACTGGGACGCCCGGGCGCCCGGCGAGCTGCGCGCGGCGCTGCGCCGACTCGAGGAGGCCGGGTACGGGTTGCCCGAGGTCGTGACCAGCACGGTCGTGACGCCGGCCGACTGGGCACGCCAGGGCATGGCGGCAGGCACGCCGTTCGCGGCGAGCCACCACTTCCTCCAGACGGGACCGTTCCGCCCGCGCAACGTCGCGCCGACCGTCGAGGGCGTGGTGTTCGCCGGTTCGAGCACGGTGCCCGGTGTCGGCGTCCCCATGGTGCTCGTGTCTGGAAAGCTCGCGGCCGAACGCGTCCTGAAGGATGCGACCCCGCGTCGGAGGCGGCGGTCGTGA
- the gatB gene encoding Asp-tRNA(Asn)/Glu-tRNA(Gln) amidotransferase subunit GatB, which yields MSSGPIEQATEYEAVIGLEVHVELSTATKMFCGCATDFGGEPNSRTCPVCLGQPGSLPVPNARAIDYAIRLGLALGCEIIDHSQFHRKNYFYPDMPKNYQISQYDVAICERGHLNLDLDGQTTRVGIHRVHMEEDTGKTVHVGTSGRIHGADYSLVDYNRAGIPLLEVVSEPDLRSASQAQAYLAELRAIVLALGISDAKLEEGSMRCDANISLRPRGHTVFGTRVEVKNLNSIRSLGRAVTHEIERQGDLLRDGVPVTQETRHWDEDAGHTSTLRAKEEVFDYRYFPDPDLVAIEPPAAWIDELRDGLPELPAAARARLRGLGLDADRAATLVSAGLADVLDEAVAAGAPGGDAGKWLTNEVLGWSNEHGVDPSALTLTGAHLAELVAMVNDGTLSTRLARQVLDGVLAGEGAPSEVAHDRGLEQVSDTGELGRMVDEAIAAQPDAAQRVRDGNHKAIGALVGAVMKASRGQANPALVNDLLRARLVDDA from the coding sequence ATGAGCAGCGGCCCGATCGAGCAGGCGACCGAGTACGAGGCCGTGATCGGCCTCGAGGTGCACGTCGAGCTGTCGACGGCGACCAAGATGTTCTGTGGCTGCGCCACCGACTTCGGGGGCGAGCCCAACAGCCGCACCTGCCCTGTCTGCCTTGGCCAGCCCGGTTCGCTGCCAGTCCCCAACGCGCGAGCGATCGACTACGCCATAAGGCTCGGCCTGGCACTGGGCTGCGAGATCATCGACCACAGCCAGTTCCACAGGAAGAACTACTTCTATCCGGACATGCCGAAGAATTACCAGATCTCGCAGTACGACGTGGCGATCTGCGAGCGCGGCCACCTCAACCTCGACCTGGACGGGCAGACGACGCGCGTCGGCATCCATCGCGTCCACATGGAGGAGGACACCGGCAAGACGGTCCACGTCGGTACGTCCGGGCGCATCCACGGCGCCGACTACAGCCTTGTCGACTACAACCGCGCCGGGATCCCGTTGCTCGAGGTGGTCTCCGAGCCCGACCTGCGCTCGGCCTCGCAGGCGCAGGCGTACCTGGCCGAGCTGCGTGCGATCGTGCTGGCGCTCGGCATCAGCGACGCGAAGCTCGAGGAGGGCTCGATGCGGTGCGACGCGAACATCTCACTGCGCCCGCGCGGCCACACGGTGTTCGGCACCAGGGTGGAGGTCAAGAACCTCAACTCGATCCGGTCCCTGGGACGGGCGGTCACCCACGAGATCGAGCGCCAGGGCGACCTCCTGCGTGACGGCGTCCCGGTGACCCAGGAGACCAGGCACTGGGACGAGGACGCCGGGCACACCTCGACGTTGCGGGCCAAGGAGGAAGTCTTCGACTACCGCTACTTCCCGGATCCCGACCTGGTCGCGATCGAGCCGCCGGCAGCGTGGATCGATGAGCTGCGCGACGGGCTGCCGGAGCTCCCGGCGGCCGCCCGAGCCCGCCTGCGCGGCCTGGGGCTGGACGCCGACCGGGCGGCGACACTGGTCTCGGCGGGCCTGGCCGACGTCCTGGACGAAGCCGTTGCGGCCGGCGCGCCCGGAGGCGACGCCGGGAAGTGGCTGACCAACGAGGTGCTCGGCTGGAGCAACGAGCACGGCGTCGATCCGTCGGCCCTGACGCTGACGGGCGCGCACCTCGCCGAGCTCGTCGCGATGGTCAACGACGGCACGCTGTCGACCAGGTTGGCCCGGCAGGTCCTCGACGGCGTCCTCGCGGGCGAGGGGGCACCGTCCGAGGTCGCTCACGACCGTGGCCTGGAGCAGGTGTCGGACACCGGCGAGCTCGGGCGCATGGTCGACGAGGCGATCGCCGCGCAGCCCGACGCCGCGCAGCGCGTCCGGGACGGCAACCACAAGGCGATCGGTGCGCTGGTCGGCGCCGTCATGAAGGCCAGCCGCGGGCAGGCCAACCCCGCCCTGGTCAACGACCTGCTGCGCGCCCGGCTGGTCGACGACGCATGA
- a CDS encoding phytoene/squalene synthase family protein, whose amino-acid sequence MTVHEGVPGYRHPAPSTAIVADGLPDDRRVDLATSYELCRRLNAAHGRTYYFATRFLPRHQRHHVHALYGFARYADDLVDHFDLDWSDAQRRAALEAWSADFLACLDRGHSDDPVLKAVVATVYELGIAHDDLRAFLRSMAMDLTVIRYDTYEDLYGYMYGSAAVIGAMMLPVLGGRHPDARARAMDLGIAFQLTNFLRDVAEDWDRGRIYLPQEDLARFDVSEDHFRRRRVTPQLRSLLAFEIDRTRMLYRRAEEGWGMLAPRSQACIRIAHRLYGEILDRIEATGYQVFDHRASVPTPRRLAVAGREVLRRPRPVPQVRAA is encoded by the coding sequence GTGACGGTCCACGAAGGGGTGCCCGGCTACCGTCATCCCGCGCCGTCGACCGCGATCGTCGCCGACGGACTGCCCGACGATCGTCGGGTCGATCTGGCGACCAGCTACGAGCTGTGCCGGCGGCTGAACGCAGCACACGGCCGCACCTACTACTTCGCGACCCGGTTCCTGCCCCGGCACCAGCGGCATCACGTGCACGCGTTGTACGGCTTCGCGCGCTACGCCGACGATCTGGTCGACCACTTCGACCTCGACTGGTCCGACGCGCAGCGCCGTGCGGCGCTCGAGGCGTGGAGCGCGGACTTCCTCGCATGCCTGGACCGCGGCCACAGCGACGATCCCGTGCTCAAGGCCGTGGTGGCCACCGTCTACGAGCTCGGCATCGCCCACGACGACCTCCGGGCGTTCCTGCGCTCGATGGCCATGGACCTGACGGTCATCCGCTACGACACCTACGAGGACCTGTACGGCTACATGTACGGCTCGGCTGCGGTGATCGGCGCGATGATGCTGCCGGTGCTCGGTGGCCGGCATCCCGACGCCAGGGCGCGCGCGATGGACCTCGGCATCGCGTTTCAGCTGACGAACTTCCTGCGGGACGTCGCCGAGGACTGGGACCGTGGGCGCATCTACCTGCCGCAGGAGGATCTCGCGCGCTTCGACGTGTCCGAGGACCACTTCCGCCGCCGGCGGGTCACGCCCCAGCTGCGCAGCCTGCTGGCGTTCGAGATCGACAGGACCAGGATGCTGTACCGCCGGGCCGAGGAGGGCTGGGGGATGCTGGCGCCGCGCAGCCAGGCCTGCATCCGCATCGCCCACCGGCTCTACGGTGAGATCCTCGACCGCATCGAGGCGACCGGCTACCAGGTGTTCGACCATCGGGCGTCGGTGCCGACGCCGCGCAGGCTGGCGGTCGCCGGGCGGGAGGTGCTGCGCCGCCCCCGACCGGTCCCGCAGGTGCGGGCAGCCTAG
- the dxs gene encoding 1-deoxy-D-xylulose-5-phosphate synthase translates to MLLETIRSPRDLRRLDAAQLERLTDEIRQFIVEAVSRTGGHLGSNLGAVELTLAVHRVFDSPHDVVLWDTGHQAYVHKIVTGRQAGFDALKQAGGLSGYPSRDESEHDWVSNSHASTILSYAHGMATSFALRGIDRRVVAVIGDGALTGGMAFEALNNLGHSGRRVIIVLNDNGRSYAPTISRLGDHLARLRLNPSYVHARRVLEDRLRALAGMGEVAVQGINGISAALREVIEPHAFFEALDVRYTGPIDGHDTARIEQSLRHAATYDGPIVVHVRTQKGRGYAPAETDVEKRLHDVSAFDPTTGRSASRGGGPTYTQVFSDTMLDLAERHDELVALTAAMPGSTGLLPLAERHPDRVIDVGIAEQHAVTAAAGMAMMGMRPVFAVYSTFLSRAFDQMNLDVGLHGKPVVFALDRAGITGPDGPSHHGVLDMALSLRVPGMTIFAPSSAGELRQMLTDAMTLDGPSLVRFPKGTAPEVPATEVGRGLEARRVREGTEVCFLAVGKMVPAADQAAQQLAADGVSATVWDVRVVKPADPALLDDAARHDLVVTVEDGVRHGGAGSYLAGLLVDRDDAGRSPRLLHLGTPDDYVDHGSADQIHTDLGLDATGIAAATRKLLGGI, encoded by the coding sequence ATGCTGTTGGAGACCATCCGCTCGCCACGCGACCTTCGGCGCCTCGACGCAGCGCAGCTCGAACGGCTCACAGACGAGATCCGTCAGTTCATCGTCGAGGCGGTGTCGCGAACGGGTGGGCACCTGGGGTCCAACCTCGGCGCCGTCGAGCTGACGCTGGCGGTGCACCGTGTCTTCGACTCCCCGCACGACGTCGTGCTGTGGGACACCGGCCACCAGGCGTACGTGCACAAGATCGTCACCGGACGTCAGGCGGGCTTCGACGCGCTCAAGCAGGCGGGCGGCCTCTCGGGGTACCCCTCCCGCGACGAGTCCGAGCACGACTGGGTGTCCAACAGCCACGCCTCGACCATCCTGAGCTACGCCCACGGCATGGCGACGAGCTTCGCGCTGCGCGGGATCGACCGCCGCGTCGTCGCGGTCATCGGCGACGGCGCGCTGACCGGGGGCATGGCGTTCGAGGCACTGAACAACCTGGGCCACAGCGGCCGCCGCGTCATCATCGTGCTCAACGACAACGGGCGGTCCTACGCTCCGACGATCTCACGGCTCGGCGACCACCTGGCCCGCCTGCGCCTGAACCCGTCCTACGTCCACGCCCGCCGGGTGCTCGAGGACCGCCTGCGCGCGCTGGCCGGCATGGGCGAGGTCGCGGTCCAGGGCATCAACGGGATCAGCGCCGCTCTGCGTGAGGTCATCGAGCCACACGCCTTCTTCGAGGCGCTCGACGTGCGCTACACCGGTCCGATCGACGGCCACGACACCGCGCGCATCGAGCAGTCCCTGCGACACGCCGCGACCTACGACGGTCCGATCGTGGTGCACGTCAGAACGCAGAAGGGCCGCGGCTACGCGCCCGCGGAGACCGACGTCGAGAAGCGCCTGCACGACGTGTCGGCATTCGACCCGACCACCGGCAGGAGCGCGAGCCGTGGAGGCGGGCCCACCTACACGCAGGTGTTCTCCGACACGATGCTCGATCTGGCCGAGCGTCACGACGAGCTGGTCGCGCTCACCGCGGCGATGCCGGGTTCGACAGGCCTGCTCCCTCTGGCCGAGCGTCACCCCGACCGCGTCATCGACGTCGGGATCGCCGAGCAGCACGCCGTCACCGCCGCCGCGGGCATGGCCATGATGGGCATGCGTCCGGTGTTCGCGGTCTACTCGACGTTCCTGTCGCGAGCGTTCGACCAGATGAACCTCGACGTCGGACTGCACGGTAAGCCGGTCGTGTTCGCCCTGGACCGCGCCGGCATCACCGGACCCGACGGCCCGTCCCACCACGGCGTGCTCGACATGGCCCTCAGCCTGCGCGTGCCGGGAATGACGATCTTCGCACCGTCCTCGGCCGGCGAGCTGCGCCAGATGCTGACTGACGCGATGACCCTGGACGGACCTTCGCTGGTGCGCTTCCCGAAGGGCACGGCGCCTGAGGTGCCCGCCACCGAGGTCGGCCGCGGGCTGGAGGCGCGACGCGTCCGCGAGGGCACCGAGGTGTGTTTCCTCGCAGTCGGCAAGATGGTGCCCGCGGCGGACCAGGCCGCTCAGCAACTGGCCGCGGACGGGGTGTCGGCCACAGTCTGGGACGTCCGTGTCGTCAAGCCAGCGGACCCGGCCCTGCTCGACGATGCCGCGCGTCACGACCTGGTCGTCACCGTCGAGGACGGCGTGCGGCACGGCGGTGCCGGATCGTACCTCGCCGGCCTGCTGGTGGACCGCGACGACGCCGGGCGCAGCCCGCGGCTGCTGCACCTCGGCACCCCCGACGACTACGTCGACCACGGCAGCGCCGACCAGATCCACACGGATCTGGGTCTCGACGCCACGGGCATCGCCGCCGCGACGCGCAAGCTGCTCGGCGGCATCTAG
- a CDS encoding response regulator transcription factor: MVTFATPVIDPPHTGSAVIRIVIAEDHGVVADGLATMLSFEDDMQVQAIVTSGEQLVEIVLSERPDLALVDVNLIGMDGLTAVRQILEHDVTTRMMALTMFIDHDTVTRAVAAGVAGYLPKNVRRKELIQAVRAVAAGKGFLHPDVTRPFLERVGPLAIHAGIEPLTHREQEVLEVMATGGTTRDIADVLCISEETVKSHLSRIYTKLKADDRVQAVVTAMRHGLVR, encoded by the coding sequence ATGGTGACCTTCGCCACCCCGGTCATCGACCCGCCGCACACCGGCAGCGCGGTCATCCGCATCGTCATCGCCGAGGACCACGGCGTTGTGGCGGACGGCCTCGCGACCATGCTGTCGTTCGAGGACGACATGCAGGTCCAGGCGATCGTCACGTCTGGCGAGCAGCTGGTCGAGATCGTCCTGTCCGAGCGGCCCGACCTCGCGCTGGTCGATGTCAACCTCATCGGCATGGACGGCCTGACGGCGGTCCGCCAGATCCTGGAGCACGACGTGACCACCAGGATGATGGCCCTGACCATGTTCATCGACCACGACACCGTGACGCGGGCGGTCGCGGCCGGGGTCGCCGGCTACCTGCCCAAGAACGTGAGGCGCAAGGAGCTGATCCAGGCGGTCCGTGCGGTCGCGGCGGGCAAGGGGTTCCTCCACCCGGACGTCACGCGACCGTTCCTCGAGCGTGTCGGGCCGCTCGCGATCCACGCGGGCATCGAGCCGCTGACCCATCGCGAGCAGGAAGTGCTCGAGGTCATGGCGACGGGTGGCACGACGCGCGACATCGCCGACGTACTCTGCATAAGCGAGGAGACGGTCAAGAGCCATCTGTCACGGATCTACACGAAGTTGAAGGCCGATGACCGGGTGCAGGCCGTCGTCACGGCCATGCGGCACGGACTCGTCCGCTGA
- a CDS encoding sensor histidine kinase, with amino-acid sequence MTGSATQQTAAATRLPPSRLMTAYSAVLALGCGVIVATGFPSSYLQDGLFWIPLIAVANLTTLSILPEVDVESPLGPIVIAAAAVLYPPAAVTLFACVGALFWREVLGEAPLVMAVFNRAMYGLAGAASAGAVEAVYALLGSGSWQIVPAALVAVVCFDAVNTVLLAVMLVVRRGRSWRQAVSESANPFPRFTLNAAVSAMMSLLIVVLVRDVSRWSVVLVAVPFWLSHSAQRSARIAQDRTEQLTARVRELEMLNRLSGELLTVHDAGEVAPVATKILDRALDGGVLAVDLDGTTSDGIRVEIPGAAPAAIVLSGHAEHPGAVVEAAASLIGLTLTRLQVEAELAETERARTALTARILEEATHERSRIAMEVHDDVLPLFAAAQMQIDNADMLIEIDDPVRASEVVEKATGAVSDGIRALRDTLESLRQSTLVPGTVTEGVRRLLADVQARTGVRATFEAPDTMPELPFAVELLAYETVRGSLANVEKHAAASSVHVDFRHEGDRLVVLMRDDGRGFDPTKVGMRSHGVALMRQRAELARGSFDITGTPDKGTTVRLEVPTW; translated from the coding sequence GTGACCGGCTCGGCAACGCAGCAGACGGCCGCTGCCACCAGGCTGCCGCCCTCTCGCCTGATGACCGCATACTCCGCGGTGCTGGCGCTCGGCTGCGGCGTGATCGTTGCGACGGGGTTCCCGTCGTCGTATCTCCAGGACGGATTGTTCTGGATACCGCTCATCGCTGTCGCGAACCTGACCACGCTGTCGATCCTGCCCGAGGTCGACGTGGAGTCGCCGCTGGGTCCCATCGTCATCGCGGCGGCCGCCGTGCTGTATCCGCCAGCGGCGGTCACCCTGTTCGCGTGTGTGGGCGCGCTGTTCTGGCGTGAGGTGCTGGGTGAGGCGCCGCTGGTCATGGCGGTGTTCAACCGCGCGATGTACGGGCTCGCCGGCGCGGCGTCGGCAGGCGCTGTGGAGGCGGTCTACGCTCTCCTCGGCAGCGGCTCGTGGCAGATCGTGCCCGCCGCCCTCGTGGCCGTCGTCTGCTTCGATGCGGTCAACACCGTGCTCCTCGCGGTGATGCTCGTCGTGCGTCGGGGCCGGTCGTGGCGGCAGGCCGTCTCCGAGTCGGCCAACCCCTTCCCGAGGTTCACGCTGAACGCCGCGGTCTCCGCGATGATGTCGCTGCTGATCGTGGTCCTGGTCCGAGACGTCAGCCGGTGGTCGGTCGTCCTCGTCGCCGTGCCGTTCTGGCTGAGTCACTCCGCGCAGCGCTCGGCGCGCATCGCGCAGGATCGGACCGAGCAGCTCACCGCCCGCGTGCGCGAGCTCGAGATGCTCAACCGGCTGTCCGGCGAGCTGCTCACCGTCCACGACGCGGGTGAGGTCGCGCCGGTCGCGACCAAGATCCTCGACCGAGCGCTCGACGGCGGGGTGCTCGCCGTCGATCTCGACGGCACGACCTCCGATGGCATCCGCGTCGAGATCCCCGGAGCGGCGCCGGCCGCGATCGTGCTGTCCGGCCACGCCGAGCACCCGGGCGCGGTCGTGGAGGCGGCCGCCTCGCTGATCGGGCTGACGCTGACCCGTCTGCAGGTCGAGGCGGAGCTGGCCGAGACCGAACGGGCGCGCACGGCTCTGACCGCGCGGATCCTCGAGGAGGCGACGCACGAGCGCAGCCGGATCGCGATGGAGGTTCACGACGACGTCCTCCCGCTGTTCGCGGCGGCGCAGATGCAGATCGACAACGCGGACATGCTCATCGAGATCGACGATCCCGTGCGGGCCAGCGAGGTCGTCGAGAAGGCGACCGGCGCCGTGAGCGATGGCATCCGCGCCCTGCGCGACACGCTGGAGTCCCTGCGGCAGAGCACCCTCGTGCCAGGCACCGTCACCGAGGGCGTCCGCAGGCTGCTCGCGGATGTGCAGGCCCGCACGGGCGTCCGCGCGACGTTCGAGGCCCCTGACACCATGCCCGAGCTGCCGTTCGCCGTCGAGCTCCTCGCCTACGAGACGGTCCGCGGCTCGCTGGCCAACGTCGAGAAGCACGCAGCTGCGTCATCAGTGCATGTCGATTTCCGCCACGAGGGCGATAGGCTGGTGGTGCTCATGCGGGACGACGGTCGAGGCTTCGACCCGACGAAGGTCGGCATGCGCAGCCACGGGGTTGCGCTCATGCGACAGCGCGCGGAACTGGCGCGCGGCAGCTTCGACATCACGGGCACACCGGACAAGGGCACGACCGTGCGGCTGGAGGTGCCGACATGGTGA
- a CDS encoding polyprenyl synthetase family protein has protein sequence MVDTSSAVDLTVDPLRVVSEPVNALLTEFLGARERQLTDLDPRLAPIVRAVNQLVLTGGKRMRPAFVYWGYRAGGAPHTDTIWHTAAAFELLQSFALIHDDVMDRSTRRRGRPAVHVALAAHHRAAGLRGDGDWFGVGAAILAGDLAFVWADELFDAAPLDTLDRERARRVFTDLRTELMAGQYLDLVVAATTDAQPEQAQTVALLKAGRYTVTRPLQLGAAIAGVDPVLDAALVGYGDAVGVAFQLRDDVLGLFGDPGDTGKGVLDDLRQGKRTLLMLTALDLADRTQRDVLTAALGNPDVDERAANDVRTVVTECGALETIERQVGRHHARALQAIATVDPPARGALALLADRALFRDA, from the coding sequence ATGGTTGACACGTCGTCGGCAGTCGACCTGACCGTGGACCCGCTGCGCGTGGTCTCCGAACCCGTCAATGCGCTCCTCACGGAGTTCCTCGGCGCACGGGAGCGTCAGCTGACAGACCTCGACCCCCGGCTGGCGCCCATCGTGCGGGCCGTCAACCAGCTGGTGCTCACCGGCGGGAAGCGGATGCGGCCGGCCTTCGTCTACTGGGGGTACCGCGCGGGCGGCGCACCCCACACCGACACGATCTGGCACACGGCGGCGGCGTTCGAACTGCTCCAGAGCTTTGCTCTGATCCACGACGACGTCATGGACCGCAGCACGCGACGGCGCGGGCGGCCGGCGGTGCACGTCGCGCTGGCGGCGCACCACCGCGCCGCCGGACTGCGCGGTGACGGGGACTGGTTCGGTGTGGGCGCGGCCATCCTGGCCGGTGACCTGGCCTTCGTGTGGGCCGACGAGCTCTTCGACGCCGCTCCGCTCGACACGCTGGACCGCGAGCGGGCGCGCCGGGTGTTCACCGACCTGCGCACCGAGCTGATGGCCGGACAGTACCTCGACCTGGTGGTCGCCGCGACGACCGACGCACAACCCGAGCAGGCGCAGACCGTTGCGCTGCTCAAGGCCGGCCGCTACACGGTGACGCGCCCGCTGCAGCTCGGCGCCGCGATTGCCGGCGTCGACCCGGTGCTGGACGCGGCGCTCGTCGGCTACGGCGACGCCGTCGGCGTGGCCTTCCAGCTGCGCGACGACGTGCTCGGGCTGTTCGGCGACCCGGGTGACACCGGCAAGGGCGTGCTCGACGACCTGCGTCAGGGCAAGCGCACCCTGCTGATGCTCACCGCCCTCGATCTCGCCGACCGGACCCAGCGGGACGTGCTGACCGCTGCGCTGGGCAACCCGGACGTCGACGAGCGGGCGGCGAACGACGTGCGCACCGTCGTCACGGAGTGCGGCGCGCTCGAAACGATCGAACGGCAGGTCGGGCGGCACCACGCCCGGGCGCTGCAGGCGATCGCCACCGTCGACCCACCGGCGCGGGGAGCACTGGCACTACTCGCCGACCGCGCGCTGTTCCGGGATGCCTGA